The Selenomonas sp. AB3002 sequence GGCATACATGGCAAGGCACGTCGTAAATATAAGGCTACAACATATTCAGACCATGATATGCCTGTTGCCGAAAATGTTCTCAACCGCAATTTTTCTGCGGAACATCCTGGGGAAAAGATGGTCAGTGATATAACCTATATCCCTACAGACGAAGGCTGGCTTTATCTAGCTGGGGTGATGGATTTATGCGGCCGTAAAATGGTAGGAGTGGCCATGGACAGCCGTATGACCAAACAGCTAGTTATGTCAGCTTTACAGGATGCCATAAATCATACCAGCGATGTAAACGGCTGCATCCTCCATTCTGACCGTGGAAGCCAGTATTGTTCCAAAGACTACTGCCAAATGGCAAAGCAGAATGGTTTTACGATGAGCATGAGCCGGAAAGGCAACTGTTGGGATAACGCTCCCATGGAAAGCTTCTGGGGTACATTAAAACAGGAATGGCTGAACGAGAAGCATTTCCGCACTCGCGCTGAAGCTAAGGCGGCTGTATTTGAGTATATTTGGATTTTCTACAACCGCCAGCGAATACATTCCAGCAACGATTACCAGACTCCGGAAGAATACTACATGGAGCGAATGCCCGTTGAAAAAATTGCTGCCTAAATTGGTGAAGATGGCCAAAACTGCGGAAAATAAAGCAATTTTGAGGATGCGTTAGGAATCTTTCATTTTAGGTGTCTAAGCGCATGGGGGAAGGCCACTCCATAGCTCCCCCCCTCTCTTGATTAACGTTATAAAGGAATTTAACAAGGGCCTCCCTATCATAGAGAAGCCCCCAAAAGATTATTTAAATTCCTGCTTGTGTTCGCTCATCCAAGCTACCAACATATCCTCATAGTCTCTATAACCTGCTGCTGTCATCGCAAGTGTAGCACGTTCCCACGCCTTGCCGTATGCCCCCAGAAGTGTTTCTATGGCTACTGTATTGCCTCCGCCAATCAGTTTCAAGATGGCCTCTGCAAGTTCATCCTGTTCGCCTATGGCTCTGTGCCAATCGTCCATGCAAACCCTGAGTGATGCTTTCTTCTCCATGATGTTTTCCCCTTTCCTAATGGCAACGGTCTATGCTATCATGGTATTAGACCATTAGTTTCAAAAGCCACCCTGCAAGAATTCTACACATAACTCTTGCAGGGCTTTTTCTTATGCCTAAAATGCTAATCAATAATTCGCGCTATCACTTATTGCCCTTCCTCCTGTTTGCTGTCCTGCTGGTGACCTGAAGATTGGAGCGTGAATTACTGCCTCCCCTGGAAAGTGGCCTCACATGATCTACCTCCCTAGGGTCTCCTTTTTTAAGCCCCATTTCCCGCCTTGCTTGGTTACGCAACGACCTATTATGAATCTGCTCCGGCGTCCCCTGATATTCACGATACTCTTTTTTGTAGTCTCTTGCCATTTTACATTACCTCTTTCCTGATTCCCATTTTTCATCCATAACCTGCCATGCTCGGCCCAAATATTCGGCAGCTTCCGACGTATCCACACCGAGGAACTTTTTCTTAGGCTCTCCATCAATAACATTGGCAGCCTCATCTGCTTCCTCCTGGCTGGATGCTATGAACGTGCAAGTATTCCTGCCCTTCTCGCTGGATAGTATTACCACAGATATTGCCACTATTTCACCTCCTTTTTTGGGGCGGGTATAGGTAAGACTACCCTTGCCCCCTATTAGATGTTCAAACTACGTGCCGCTTACGGCAAACTCTGCTCAGAATTGGCGTTCTGTCTAATTCGTTCAGCCCGCCTTGCTCTTTCCTCATCTGTCAGTTTTATTCTAAGCGGCTTGCTCCGCAGCAGGATCAATTCCTTTCCTGCCCTGAATGTCATCGCAACCACCTTACCAGCTTGCCTATCCTCCCGCTCCAGTTTGTAGGAAGAAAGCCCCTTCAGCCTCCGCATGATTGACGGGTCTGCCGTATAAATGGTAGCTTCATCCTCTGCCCTGTCAAATCTGATAATAGTTTCCTGTTCTTCTCTAGTCATAGAATCAACTCCTTAACCACATCCCTGTTACATCGTGCCAATTCCAAACATAAAACTGGCAGGGATATTCAAGGACACACCCAAATCAAACTCCTCTACATAGCGTTTGACCATCTTGTTTGTCTCCTCGTTGTATATGCCCAGCACAATTTTCGCAGCATCCCGCCTTACCTCCGGCTCTCCATCCGTACACTCTGCAAGGCTGTGCAACGTAAGAACAGAATTGATTATCTGGTAGGTTCTCATGGTATCGAGAAGCTCCTTCTCCCCCATATCCTCAATCCTACAAAGCATATCCGTGATGTTCCTCCTTGCCAGCCTCAGATTATTCTCAAGCACCTGTCTTTCTCTGCTCATTGTCCATTGCCCTCTCAGCGTATAGCTATCATGTCCCCATTGATGTACTGGCATACCACAATTGGGAAGAATAGTTCCCATAACTTCATACTCTCACCAACGCCCTATTCATCAAGCATGGTCTTTCCATGCTCTATACAATTTCAAGAAGTCCCGCCCCCTCATGGTAACAAATGTAAATTAGAAAACTCAAAGCCCTCTATTTGTCTGCCTTGAGCCATGGCACATTATTCAATGTGCCCCCACAATTTATGGAAAAAATGCTGTTGCGAATGAGTATCACCCATCTCAGTTTGATGTTTCACATGTACAATAGTACTTGAAAGAAGGTGAACATCATGCTGAGATTGCCTGAAATCGGCTCCCACGCTGCCTATAGGCAGCTCCTCTCCCAACGCATTCACAACAGTCGCCTCAAACGCTTCGACAAGAAGAAGCACAAGCTGGCAGTCAACCTCCTGGCTATTGACCTTTCACCGGTTGACGAGATTATGCGTCCCTTTTTACTCAGCGGAAGGTCGTCCTGCATGGCTACCTTCCTCTATGCTGCGTTCCTACTTGCTTTCCGTCTGGCTTAAGTCTAACTCTCTTGTTGGCTGGGCTGAACGTCTGCGCTCTGATGAGTCTCTGGCCATACTATCAGGCTTTTCACCCGACCATACCCCATCCTTCGGCGCTTTTTATGACTTCTTCCATCGCCTATGGCCAGGAGGCAACAATTTCTTGCCTCACCTGCGCTACCGCAGGAAGAAACCGCCTAAAGGAAAGAGCAATGGCGAAAAGTCTCCGTCCTTCGACAAAGATCATGCTGCCACCGTCATCAAGTTTTTTGATGGACACAGTGCCGGAGGTATCCTCATGACCAAGCTGCACATCATCGGTGAAATCTACAACAGGGTATTCCTGGCCGGTTCGATTCACAAAGATCTTCTGGATGTCAGGAAACTGGTTCTGGCCGGTGACGGCACTCCAGTGCAGGTTTCTAACCGTGAGCGAAGCCACTCGATGTGCGATTGCTATAAAAAGGGCATCGACAGTTGCCACCACAAGCGCTGGTTCTCCCAGCCCGATGCCAATTGGGGCTGGGATTCGTCCAGAAATTTCTTTTACTTTGGCTATAACCTCTATCTCTTCACGGATGCTAACTCCGGATTGCCTGTCTTCCCTATCCTGGAGCGTGCATCCCGCCACGACCTTCCTGCCATGCTACACGGACTTGCCTGCATCAAGGCGTTCTTTGCGGACTGGAATATTTCCGCTTTGATCCTTGATTCCGCACACGATGCAACTGCTGTGTACGAAATGTGCAGCAAAAGCAGCATAACCCCCTTCATAGACTTGAATCCTCGTGGTACCAAATCAGCTGAGGAGAAGGGATATACAATAAGTGATGACGGTGTGCCAATCTGTCCTCTTGGACTTCCCCTGAAACCTGATGGCACTGATAAGAAACGGCACAGAGCCAAATATATTTGTCCGAAGACAAAATACGCAGAAAGGCTATGCTTGTGCGACAAGCGCTGTACCAAATCCACTTATGGTCGTGTTGTGCATATAAGCCTTAAGGATAATCCACGGCTGTTCTGCGATCCTCCACGCGGTTCACCTCAATGGAAGCAAATCTACAACAAGCGCACATCTGCTGAACGGGCCAACAAACGCATAAAGATTGACGGGCTACTGGAAGAAGGACGCCATCACTCTTCCATGATGTGGTATATTAGGTTATTCGCAATAATATCCGTCATACACGTAAAGGCCTGGCGTAAGCATGCGTGAACCCTGAAAAACTATATTTTTCAGAGGCTGGTTTTTCTGCGCCAATTTTCTCATACACTTTCAAGCTAAGGTATTTCAGCTTCGTGTAAAAACATTTCCCATCACCTCAATACTAACAGCCGTCCATTCTCATTTAGATTGCCGTGTTTTCTAAATTACATAACAAGCCACTCTTTCCTGCTCGTTTTGTGTGCCAGTATTGGTAGCTCCCCGGGGGTGGCATCTCGTTCACTCTGCTCCATTGCGGCCCGGACGTTCAGCCGTTCAACGAATTTCACTTCTTGATGCAGCCCAGGCAGCCCCTCAACGTCAGCAACTTCTGCCCCTGTCTGATACTGCTGCTGGCCCACACGATGAACGCCAGCGAACCCCGCCTTTTGGCACTCTGCCGCCCACAAGCGTTCTCCCCTGGCTCCTTTTGCCTTCTGGCTCATACCCATACTATCACCTCACGGCCCGAAGATGCTTATGCGGCTTCCTTACCACGCCCAGGGGCCGCCCATCCTCGTCAATCATGACTTCTTTTCCGTTCTCCAGCTTTGTGGAATGGTAAACCTTGATTCCCATGTCATGTGCAAAGGATTCCATGAGTGATGGCTCCCCCTGCATGGCCCGCAATTCGTCCACCAAGTATATGCCACCTACCGTGAATCCCATGAGAGCGTGATTATCCCATTCCCATAGGAACTTCTGCACGTCCTCTGGTGTCCACGTTCCTGCCAATGCCTTTTTCAATGCCTCCATACTGGAATACCAGTCCTTGGCTCCGTAGGTATGCCCCTTGTAGTCCTTCTCCGCAGGGAATTCCACCGCCAGCCACTCGGGAGAGAATTCTTCCGCTACCAGGTGCAGCATGGATTTATACAGGCAAAACTCTGCTTCGCTTTCAGTCTCCCATTTCTCCCGCATGGAATACCAGCGCACCGCAGCATGAAACACCTTTTGCGGGTCCGTACTCTCCAGCATGACGGCCCGCAGCCTATTCTTTTTCACCGCCAGTCGGTCACTCTTTTTCTTATCGGCCTGCTCCTTGGTTCCGTGAATGAGTTTCATGCTATCACCTCCACGATACCCGCAACGCCGTATCATCTGCTATTGTTCCGCTACCAGTATTGCTCAACAATCTATTGGTCAGACACTCAAACATCACAGTAACCTCATCTGATCCCTTGATGTCTGCTTTAGTGAGGGTTCTAACCGCCCTCCCCTTATCAGCCCATTTGCCATTGACCGCCAACTTCTGGAACCACGACAGATATATAGCATTTCGCTCCCGCTCATAGTTCCGCCTAAATTCCACCAATCCTGGCGTGAACTTCTTGCCCAGCTTGGCAATATCATCAGCCAGCCCCGGCAATATCTCCTTATGCAGTCGACTGTGGCAATCCCTGCATAGTGTCACAAGGTAGGAAATATCATCCATGAACTTGTAGTTCAAGTGGTGAACTTGCAAATTATCCTTAGCCCCGCAACACACACACCTATGATGGTCTGTTTCCATTCTCTCCTGTCTCAGTTGTTGCCACTCTGGCGAATGCAGGTATGTATCATAATCAGGATATTCCTTACCCTTAATTGTCACGTTCTCAATCCTCCTCCCGTTACCACAGCAGTGGCCTACTATTTAGTTGCCAATGTCATGTAAAAGTGTAGAAATGAACATTTGCAGGAAAAACTCTATAAAACCCTATAGAAAACCACTTCCCTATGGACTTTATAGGAAATTCCTGCAAAACTACAAAACTACACACATAGTTGATAAAATCAATATTTCAGACAGGGATTTCTATCACAGATAAACCTTTGAAATAAACTCCTCTGCCTCCTCTAACTTTTACAAAGCCACGATTCTCCATCTGCTCCGAAAAAGTACGCGAGGACATATAATGTCCATCATCGAGCCACGCAGTAAATGCCCTGTGTGTATCTCTCACGGGGGCCTTCAGCCCTTCACCAGTCTCGCAGCATTCATTAATGAATTGCCCTATGAGGTCGTTATCTTGGAAATATATGTCCATCATCTTCTTTATGGGGGCAGGCAGTTCGCCAACTTCACCACGTTCCCACCATTCAAGTGCACCTTCTACACACCAAGCCAGTATAGCTTCTTTGGTCTCCCCTTTCAGCTTTTCCTTTAGCATAATATCCTTCTTGGCTATGTGCTCCATGAAGGGGATAATAACCATGCGCCGCCTCATACCTTCGTCTGTGCTATCCGTAACTGTTGGCTTGTAGTTGCTGGACATCACAAGAGAAAACTTTGGAACAAAGGAAAAAGGATTTGCGTACAGGTGACGGCCCACAAGCCTATCACTTCCCGTCAAGAGCTTTATCCTGGCATCGTTGAACTTCCGCCCTATCCCGCTTTCGCTGGTGATTATAAGCCGCTTTCCTGCCAGTTCTGCTATCTGTGGTGTGGGTTGCCCTCCATTCCCCGCATCGTTACGGGAAGCCAGCAACACATCAATGTCCATCGTCCCGGCGTAGGCTCCCAGCACATAAGCAATGGACTCAATGAAAGTTCCCTTGCCGCCCCCGCCTGGACCATAGAGAAACAGGAATTTTTCTTCTGAAGTAAGCCCAAAGAGACTGTAACCTATAAACCTCTTGAGCCACGCCCTTACTTCTTCATCTGGCAGAATGGTTTGCAGGACATCTTCCCACAAAGGTGACTTTGCCCCTGGCATATAATCCGCTCTGCAAATCTTGGTTATATAGTCCTTCCTATCATGAGGCTTGAGTTCACCTGTCCGAAGGTCAAGCGTTCCATTCCCGCAATTAAGGATATAGGGATTCTTGTCTAAATCGCCCTTCTCTATAGAGAACAAGCCTTTTGCCTGAGTTATACAGTTTCTAAGATTTACTGTGTTCTCAGACTTTAGGAAAAATTTTATGGCAGCTTCCTTGGCTTTCCTGTCCTCGTCACTTACAGCCGCAGAAAATGCCGCCCCTGCTTCCTTGAACGCCCTACGCAGCATGGCTACGGCCTTATCATATACCTGCAAGCCCTCTGTATCTTCATCCTCTTTCCATTGCTTGCCGTTCCATTGGAGCCACTTCCTGCTAGCTGGCACATAAAGGAGCCGATCAGTATACATGAACTTGAGCCTTTCCGCATTGCCCGCATCAGTCAGCTTGAAGTCCAACAAGGAGGGCGGTTTATCAGCAACACGCTTTTTCTCCGGTGAATAAACTTCCCCATTCCAGCCTTGCAGGGCTTTTTCAATTGTCCACTTACGATAATCTGTCCGCCTCTGCCACTTCTCTCTCTGCGCCAACTTGGAACCGTTGAAGATTTCAAGCATCAAGCCCGTATCCCCGCCAGTCCAAAAGGGCAGCATATCCATAAGAGCCATGTCCGCAGCAGAATCATCTCCACCATAGGCAGAAATTTCGCCCCTGTCATACAGGTCAAAGAACTTCCCCGCTTGAGCTGACCGCCGAATCCTTGCCAGAATCTCTTGCACGCCATCAGGGGACGGATTAACCATTCTCTGCTTAACTGGTGCAGCAGGTTTCTTTGCCATCTTCACCAGTTCATCAAGCACCGCTTGAATATCCACAATTTCTGAAAGGTCATGCCACACGTTGCCTGTGAGCGTGAAATATCTACCGTGTGGGTATACCTCTAATTGCCCATTCCTAAAGCCATTGGCAAGCTCTCCCCTACCTTGCCCCATACCCGCTTTGCTGGACACCCGAAATGAATGGTACAATACATTCATGAGGTGATACGATTGAACAGATACAGTAATGAATTTAAGGAAGAAGCCGTAAAAAGAGTCTTGAGCGGTGTTCCGGTCAGCCAGGTAGCCCGAGAGATAGGAGTCAACGTAAGTTCCCTATACACTTGGAAGGCAAGATACATAAAACATCCGGAGCAGCCCTTTGTCGGCAGTGGCAAGCTCCGTGATGAGGATGCCGAGCTAAGAAGGCTACAGCGGCGTATTAAAGACCTTGAACAGGAGAATGAATTCCTAAAAAAAGCGAGCGCCTTCTTTGCCAAGAACCTGAAGTGATCCGATATTACTACATCGAAGCTAACCGCGGCAAATATCCGATTGCAAAGATGGTGCGATGGGCTAATGTATCCAGAAGCGGTTTTTACGCTTGGCTTTCCCGCAAGCCAAGCCCACGTGACAAAAGCAATGATGAGCTTTTACGTATCATTAAGCAAATTCACGAAAAATCCAATAAGACCTATGGTTCCGTGCGCATTTTCAGAAAGCTACGTAAAAAGGGGATTAAGGTCAACCACAAGCGTGTAGAACGTATCATGAAGGCAAACGGCATACATGGCAAGGCACGTCGTAAATATAAGGCTACAACATATTCAGACCATGATATGCCTGTTGCCGAAAATGTTCTCAACCGCAATTTTTCTGCGGAACATCCTGGGGAAAAGATGGTCAGTGATATAACCTATATCCCTACAGACGAAGGCTGGCTTTATCTAGCTGGGGTGATGGATTTATGCGGCCGTAAAATGGTAGGAGTGGCCATGGACAGCCGTATGACCAAACAGCTAGTTATGTCAGCTTTACAGGATGCCATAAATCATACCAGCGATGTAAACGGCTGCATCCTCCATTCTGACCGTGGAAGCCAGTATTGTTCCAAAGACTACTGCCAAATGGCAAAGCAGAATGGTTTTACGATGAGCATGAGCCGGAAAGGCAACTGTTGGGATAACGCTCCCATGGAAAGCTTCTGGGGTACATTAAAACAGGAATGGCTGAACGAGAAGCATTTCCGCACTCGCGCTGAAGCTAAGGCGGCTGTATTTGAGTATATTTGGATTTTCTACAACCGCCAGCGAATACATTCCAGCAACGATTACCAGACTCCGGAAGAATACTACATGGAGCGAATGCCCGTTGAAAAAATTGCTGCCTAAATTGGTGAAGATGGCCAAAACTGCGGAAAATAAAGCAATTTTGAGGATGCGTTAGGAATCTTTCATTTTAGGTGTCTAAGCGCATGGGGGAAGGCCACCTATCATGTGCAGTCCTTCCCCACTAGGAGAGACTTCACAGTAAGTCCCCATTTCCTTTGCTATAGCAAGGGCGGTTTCTTCTTTCTGCCCCCCATCAAGGCAATGGTCAATATCTACCCCCACATATGGAGAATGGCCGAACATGAAGCCAATGCCATCATACCCCTGTGGACAGTTCTCCACCTCCTGCCAAGTATTCCATGTTGCAGGGACATTCGACTTTGCCCGCCCCTTGGTGACGGCGTTATATGGAACCTTAGTCCGCTTGCCGTTCCGTTCCTCATACCGCCATACCACAAAGTTCTTTAACTTCTTTAGTTCTTCTGGTATCTGCATTACATCCCCGCCTTTTGCTGGAAAATATTCTCTCTGCCTTGTATGTCCTGCCTTCAATTGCTAAAATAAAGGTAGAACCCTTAACCTGACCTGGTTTTGTGTTCGCCGCCTCGGAAGGTGTCCCCACACCAGCCGGGGCTTTTTCGTGTCCGCTCATTCTCTGCCCACCTCGTAGCCTACAGCCTCATAGAACGCCTGGCGGTTGCACCTCCCCGCAATGGTGAATTTACCTTCTGCTTTCAGCCTGGCATTAATAGAAGCAGCGCACCTTTGCGCCGTGCTCCGGCTGCAGTCCATCAGCTCCATCATCTCAGGTATTTTGATGAATAGCGATTCCCCGCCCCCTGCTGGGGGCTTTTGTGTTGCCATCATGCATTCTCTCCTCCATCTCTTAAAGCCATTGCCTTATCTATCACTGCCGTATGCTTGATACAGTTCGTACCTTTCCACCTATCCACATGAAGGAGCCTCCCTCCCCTATGTTCGTTGTCAGCAATGAAACGTGTCATCAACTTTGGGTATTCCATTACTTCGCCTCCTGCCTAATCCACTCGGCCCTTGCTTTTGCAAATTCGTCCCATGTGGTAACAATGCTGTTCGCTCCGGCGCAAATGGCAACGTTCGTAGTCCCAAGGTAGGCCACAAAAGCAATGCCGTCCTTCGCATGGAGGAACACACCGCCTTTGTCCTGCTCTTGTGCTATCATTCGTACCAGTTCAATGCCAATCTTCAACGCTTCATGCCTCCCGTGCAATGTCGTAAATATCTACACCTAATGCCTTTGCCAGTTTCCCCAATGTGTCAATACGAGCCTTATTACTGTGATTCAAGATCTTGTTGAGTGTTGCAGCAGTAATCCCTGCCGTCCGCGCCAAGCCTACAACAGTAAAATTTTTGCCCGCCATTTCCCGGCGTAGTGCCTTGCCGTCAATTTCCATTTTTACTTACCTCCTTATGAGTTTTTGATATTTTATTATAGTTTATATCACTATCACCTAAATGTCAACAATATATAGCTTTTTAACGCAAAATATCATATAATGATATTTATTAAAGGGAGGTCACATACATGAACTCAAAAAGTTTTGGTGAAAGATTGAAACAGTATAGGACAGATAGCCAATATACTGGAAAAGCATTCGCAGAGTTGATTGATATTCCTTATCAGACTTATATGGGATATGAAAATAAGAACGTTGAGCCAAATTTCGACACACTCATCAAGATAGCTACCGCCCTCCATGTGTCTACAGATGATTTATTAGGCTATAAAATTGACAAATGCGAATATTGGGCAGAATATTTGCAAAAAATAGGATTCAACATAGAAATTCAACATGATTCCATACGAATACAAACAGCCCCAACAAATATAGAAGCTCATAGTATTACCATCCCCAAGGAAGCCTTTTTATTGCAGATGGATATAATATCATCACTGGCTGATTCAAATTTATATTTAGCCAAAGCATTTTACATAAAAGAGAAATTTGCTTTTGTCCTATTAGGGCTTATAGATAAATTCTCATCTGCAAGCAACCAAGAGAAAGCTATGTGCTATGATTATCTATCAAGCATTAACCCTATAATTGTAAAGAATCCATTCACAGGACAACCTATGATTGGTCCAAAAGATAAGTAATCACAATTTGCCCACAGGAGGGGCAAGCAATGCCAGTCTACAAGAAAACTACAAAGGCAGGAAAAGTGTCCTGGTATGCCATCTTCTATTACCGGGACTGGAACGGTCAGCGCCGGCAGAAGAAGCGAGAGGGCTTTTCCACCCAGCGTGAGGCCAAGGCCTATGAACGGGACTTCCTCGAACGGCGGGCCGCCACCCCTTCCATGACCTTTGCCACCCTGGTGGACATTTACCTGGAGGATTACCGCCACAGGAACAGGGCCACCACCTGCAATGTCACGGAAAATATAATAAATACCCACATCCTACCCGCCTTCAAGGACTTGCCCATAAATGAAATTACCCCCGCCACGGTCAGGAGCTGGCAAAACTCCCTGCTATCATCCGGGGAATACTCAGAGGCATACTTGAAGCGTGTCCATGTCTCCCTCTCCTCACTGCTGAATTTCGCCGTGAGGTATTACAATCTCCCTTCAAATCCTGCCCGCCTTGCTGGATCCATGGGAAAAGACAAGCCTCATGAGGTGAGTTTCTGGACATTGGAGCAGTTCAGGGCCTTCCAGGAAGCCATAGAGGGGGCGGAGCCCTATCACACTATATTCACTACGCTCTTTTATACAGGCCTTCGCATAGGTGAGCTTCTGGCCCTCACACCAGGGGACATTGACACCCAGGCAGGCACGTTGGCAGTCACAAAGACATACAAGAAGCTGAACGGGGCGGACGTCATACAGCCACCAAAGACAGAGAAAAGCCGCCGTGTTATCGTCCTGCCCCCCTTCCTTGTGGACACCTTGCAGCAGTATATATCCACACTCTACGGCATAAAGGACAATCAGCGCATATTTGAAGCTGTTGGGACTTCTGCCATAGGGAACAATCTCAGGAGGTACACAGCAGCAGCAGGCCTCCCCCTAATCCGTGTCCATGACCTCCGGCACAGCCATGCCTCCCTACTCATTGAGCAGGGTTTCTCCCCTATTGCCATCAGGGACAGGCTAGGCCATGAGGATATACAAACCACACTCAACACATACGGCCACCTGTACCCCAACAAACAGGAAGAAATAGCCTCCCGCCTTGAGGAATTGGGCACACAAAAAGAGGGCGGTTCCATTGCCCGCCCTTGAAAAATATTACGTTTTTATTACGTTTCACACATCAAAAAAGCCCGCCATCCCTTACGGATAGCGGACTTTTCTTTATGTCGGAATTACACCAGCTCGATGATGCACATGGGTGCAGCGTCGCCGCGGCGCACGCCGAGCTTCAGGATGCGGGTGTAGCCGCCCTGGCGGTCTGCGTACTTGCCTGCGATCTCATCGAAAAGCTTCCTCACAACATCTTCATCAGAAAGGCTGGCAATAGCCTGACGACGGGCGCTGAGGTCACCGCGCTTAGCGAGGGTGATGAGCTTCTCAGCCAGGCTCTTGAGTTCGCGAGCCTTTGCCTGGGTCGTCTCGATGCGGCCATATCTGAAGAAGGAAGTGAGAATGCTGCGCAGCAGTGCCTTACGAGCAGCACCGTTACGGCTAAGTTTACTGTGTCTCATTTATTTCCCTCTTTCCTATCAATCGTTGTTCTGCTTGAGCGAAAGTCCCAGCTCCTCGAGCTTCTTCTTGACTTCCTCCAGGGACTTGCGTCCCAGATTGCGGACCTTCATCATGTCATCTTCCGATTTCTCGGCCAGATCTGCCACGGTGTTGATATCAGCACGCTTGAGGCAGTTGAAGGAACGCACGGAGAGGTCCAGATCCTCGATGGTCATTTCCAGGACCTTGGAGGAAGTATCCACTTCCTCCTCCGGGAAGGTTGCCTCCTCCTCGATCTCCTCCTCCGTGAGGCCGTCCATATTCTGGAACAGCTTCAGGTGCATGACGAGGATGCCGGCAGCCTTGCTGACAGCTTCCTCTGGACGCAGGGAACCGTCGGTCCAGACTTCCAGGATGAGCTTGTCATAGTCCGTGACATTGCCCACGCGGGTGTCCTGCACCGTGTAGTTCACGCGCTGCACCGGGGAGAAAATGGAATCGATGGGAATGACGCCGATGACGTCATCCGGCTTCTTGTTCTTGTCAGCCGGAGCATATCCACGGCCACGCTCAACAATCATTTCAATCTTGAGCTTGCCGGACTCGTTCACCGTAGCAATGTGCAGGTCAGGATTGAGGACTTCGATGTCTTCGTCACAGATGACGTCAGCACCAGTGACCTCTTTCTCACCTTCCACATCGATGCGGATG is a genomic window containing:
- a CDS encoding IS3 family transposase (programmed frameshift); this encodes MNRYSNEFKEEAVKRVLSGVPASQVAREIGVNVSSLYTWKARYIKHPEQPFVGSGKLRDEDAELRRLQRRIKDLEQENEFLKKASGLLCQEPEVIRYYYIEANRGKYPIEKMVRWANVSRSGFYAWLSRKPSPRDKSNDELLRIIKQIHEKSNKTYGSVRIFRKLRKKGIKVNHKRVERIMKANGIHGKARRKYKATTYSDHDMPVAENVLNRNFSAEHPGEKMVSDITYIPTDEGWLYLAGVMDLCGRKMVGVAMDSRMTKQLVMSALQDAINHTSDVNGCILHSDRGSQYCSKDYCQMAKQNGFTMSMSRKGNCWDNAPMESFWGTLKQEWLNEKHFRTRAEAKAAVFEYIWIFYNRQRIHSSNDYQTPEEYYMERMPVEKIAA
- a CDS encoding HNH endonuclease domain-containing protein codes for the protein MARDYKKEYREYQGTPEQIHNRSLRNQARREMGLKKGDPREVDHVRPLSRGGSNSRSNLQVTSRTANRRKGNK
- a CDS encoding transposase — encoded protein: MLRSYLLSVWLKSNSLVGWAERLRSDESLAILSGFSPDHTPSFGAFYDFFHRLWPGGNNFLPHLRYRRKKPPKGKSNGEKSPSFDKDHAATVIKFFDGHSAGGILMTKLHIIGEIYNRVFLAGSIHKDLLDVRKLVLAGDGTPVQVSNRERSHSMCDCYKKGIDSCHHKRWFSQPDANWGWDSSRNFFYFGYNLYLFTDANSGLPVFPILERASRHDLPAMLHGLACIKAFFADWNISALILDSAHDATAVYEMCSKSSITPFIDLNPRGTKSAEEKGYTISDDGVPICPLGLPLKPDGTDKKRHRAKYICPKTKYAERLCLCDKRCTKSTYGRVVHISLKDNPRLFCDPPRGSPQWKQIYNKRTSAERANKRIKIDGLLEEGRHHSSMMWYIRLFAIISVIHVKAWRKHA
- a CDS encoding HNH endonuclease — its product is MTIKGKEYPDYDTYLHSPEWQQLRQERMETDHHRCVCCGAKDNLQVHHLNYKFMDDISYLVTLCRDCHSRLHKEILPGLADDIAKLGKKFTPGLVEFRRNYERERNAIYLSWFQKLAVNGKWADKGRAVRTLTKADIKGSDEVTVMFECLTNRLLSNTGSGTIADDTALRVSWR
- a CDS encoding phage/plasmid primase, P4 family, with product MGQGRGELANGFRNGQLEVYPHGRYFTLTGNVWHDLSEIVDIQAVLDELVKMAKKPAAPVKQRMVNPSPDGVQEILARIRRSAQAGKFFDLYDRGEISAYGGDDSAADMALMDMLPFWTGGDTGLMLEIFNGSKLAQREKWQRRTDYRKWTIEKALQGWNGEVYSPEKKRVADKPPSLLDFKLTDAGNAERLKFMYTDRLLYVPASRKWLQWNGKQWKEDEDTEGLQVYDKAVAMLRRAFKEAGAAFSAAVSDEDRKAKEAAIKFFLKSENTVNLRNCITQAKGLFSIEKGDLDKNPYILNCGNGTLDLRTGELKPHDRKDYITKICRADYMPGAKSPLWEDVLQTILPDEEVRAWLKRFIGYSLFGLTSEEKFLFLYGPGGGGKGTFIESIAYVLGAYAGTMDIDVLLASRNDAGNGGQPTPQIAELAGKRLIITSESGIGRKFNDARIKLLTGSDRLVGRHLYANPFSFVPKFSLVMSSNYKPTVTDSTDEGMRRRMVIIPFMEHIAKKDIMLKEKLKGETKEAILAWCVEGALEWWERGEVGELPAPIKKMMDIYFQDNDLIGQFINECCETGEGLKAPVRDTHRAFTAWLDDGHYMSSRTFSEQMENRGFVKVRGGRGVYFKGLSVIEIPV
- a CDS encoding IS3 family transposase (programmed frameshift), with product MNRYSNEFKEEAVKRVLSGVPVSQVAREIGVNVSSLYTWKARYIKHPEQPFVGSGKLRDEDAELRRLQRRIKDLEQENEFLKKASGLLCQEPEVIRYYYIEANRGKYPIAKMVRWANVSRSGFYAWLSRKPSPRDKSNDELLRIIKQIHEKSNKTYGSVRIFRKLRKKGIKVNHKRVERIMKANGIHGKARRKYKATTYSDHDMPVAENVLNRNFSAEHPGEKMVSDITYIPTDEGWLYLAGVMDLCGRKMVGVAMDSRMTKQLVMSALQDAINHTSDVNGCILHSDRGSQYCSKDYCQMAKQNGFTMSMSRKGNCWDNAPMESFWGTLKQEWLNEKHFRTRAEAKAAVFEYIWIFYNRQRIHSSNDYQTPEEYYMERMPVEKIAA
- a CDS encoding helix-turn-helix transcriptional regulator — its product is MEIDGKALRREMAGKNFTVVGLARTAGITAATLNKILNHSNKARIDTLGKLAKALGVDIYDIAREA